GCAAAAGATGCAATGACACCATTGGCCCCCCAGCGACGAGTGAAGAAACGACGACCGCGCGCAGTCCtttgatgtttgaaaaagacGGTTAAATGGAATTTAACTCGCGCCTTAACGCTCTCAATAACTGGTATGGCGCCGAGCTGGAGAGAACGAAAGCAAAAGTCATTTCTGGCAagccaaatgcaaaatttacacacattcaaaatgtacacaaaaacacgaGGCAGATGACGAAGTTCTTCAAGATTAAACCCGAAAAGGACATGGCGAAGCAACAGAACAGGGGACATGGGAGAATAACGAAACATTAATGACTGGAGCCAAGACAACACACTCTGCGCAAGAGGGCAAGAAAACAGGAGGTGACTTAGCGACTCAAGAACGggacaaaaaaaacagtgcTGAGACACATGCAAGCCAAAGGATATAAGACGCTGGGCAGTCAAAACAACACCATGAGCGACCTTCCAAGAGAAGTCCAAAACTGAACGgtcaaaattagcaaaatgaaGTTGACGCCAAGTGGACGGCCAATAAAGTGCACCAAAGGTAggcctaaatttttcaacacaaTGAGGAACAGCATAATTTTcatcaagcaagaaaagataTCCTATTTTTGAAGATAAATCCGCCACGACTCTGCGGGCATGAGGATCTCTGGACGCGAAAACTAGCGAAGAAAGCCTATCATCAAAGGAACCATCAAGGGAGCGCCAGGCTAGCAAAAGTGAAGAGTAGAACGCAGGAAGAATACTATGGTTAAAGCTATGTGGTCGTGCAAGGACCACAGAAGGAGAAGTACCGAAACAGGACAAGAACCAGTAGGTCATTAGAAGAGTCCAACCTGAAGGGTTCGCAGCAAAACGCCTAACCCATTGGCTAAGCAGTGATgacacttttaatttcacattAACGACAGAGAACCCACCAAGAGAAGGCGGTTGAACAACTACAGCACGCGACACCAGCTCGCATTTGGTTTtccagaaaaagtcaaaaatcaaagagTTAAGCATCCTCAAAACCCACGGAGGCATGTGAACAAGGGATGCAACATACCAAATCCGTGACAAGGCAAGGGCGTTAATGACCAGAGCCCCGGAACGAAAGATTACGCTGACGTCAAGAAAGCAGAGTTTTTTCAACAGCACAAATTCGAGGACCCCAGTTGTCCTCCTCGAGGTTGCCCAAGCCCACATAAATCCCGAGAATCTTAAGTTTAGACGGAGACCAGTCCAGAGCCACAGGGGGATCCGCACGGCCAACCCAGCTACCCAGCCACACACCTTTAGACTTGGACTGATTAAGTCAAGAGCCCGAAGCTTTCTCAAACAAGGAATAAATATCGAAGACAGCCTTGATTGAGTCATCCGTTGATAAAATGAGTGTAGTATCATCCGCATACTGATGTACCGGAGATACCACCAAGGGTACGCCAGGAAGGCACAAGCCAGGGATGCGAGGATTACATCGAATATTCACAGCAAGTGTTTCTGCAACAAGTACATACAAAAGTGGAGAGAGGGGACATCCCTGCCTCACACCTCTagacagagaaaagaaaggggaGATATCTCCATTAACAATAACGGCACTCTGAACTTGGGTATAGAAAAGACCAACCCACCGTAGAAAGGAATACTTAAATCCCATCCTACCCGAGGGTTGCACGCATGAAGCCCCAGTCCACACGATCAAAAGCTTTCTCTTGATCCAAGGACAAAATGGCTAAAGGGACACCTGTCcgagaagcaaaagaaacaacatcacGGATAATGGACACATTTTCCCCTATGAATCGCCCTGGAAAACCGCAGGTTTGGGTTTTCGCGACAATCAAATGAATGACTTTCAGTAAACGACCAGCGACGACCCTGGCAGCTAATTTGTAGTCTACGTTTAACAGGGTAATGGGACGCCAGTTACGGGGATCAAGACGGTCTCCCTTTTTAAAGATCAAAGAGATTAGACCTCTTCTTTGGGTGAGAGACATGACACCAGACAAATAACACGAATTAAGCACATTAACCAAGTCAGTCCCCAAGATGGGCCAAAACTTTACATAAAATTCCATAGGCAGGCCGTCCGACCCAGGCGACTTGCCTCTGGCCATACCATTTAATGCTGCAAAACATTCATCAAAACTCAAAGGCCCATCGCAAAGGTCGGCCTGAGTTGAAGGCAGAGTGGAGGAGACATTGCTCAACAAAGAGTTGGCTATAGCAGGATCGGTAGCTTCAGCAGTAAACAAGCACTCATAAAAAGACCAAAAAACACGACACAGGTCATCATTATGGGATACAATGGATCCGTCGTTCGTACGTAAGGCTGCACCAGACCGGTCAGCAGCTCGCTTTTTCTCGAGACGAAGAAAGAAAGCTGAAGATGTTTCACCATCTTCCACGCAACGAGCGCGGGCACGAACCTGAGCCCCACGGGCAACCTCAGTGTCCATTCGGGCAATCTCCGCAAGAGTGGAGCGGTAGGGCCCCAAACAAGATATAAAACCAGCATCGACACGACATTTTAGGTGGTCTGCCAGCCTAGACAAGAGGCCACGGTGTTGTGACCGCTGAGAAGAACGAACACAGCAATATCTAATAGTGAGTCCCTTAATGATACTTTTCCCCTTGTCCCACCACTTAGCCAGAGTGGGAAAACGGGGCTGCGCAGCACGCCAATCACACCAGAAATTGGTAATAAGAGAGATATACTCAGGGTCATTTAAAACAGATAAGTTGAGCTTCCAAACTCCAggaccatgagaaggaacttCACGAACACGAACAGACATAACAACAGCGCAATGATCCGAGAAAGGGCAAGCAACAGTATCATAAGAGGACACAGACGGGACCCACACATGAGGTACTAAGATGAAGTCAATACGGGAAGAAAGCGAACCATTACTCCTCGTCCAAGTATAACTGGAGGACGTAGGATGGAGATATCTCCAGATGTCGATTGAAGAGCAGGCGTTAAGGAGACGGTTCAGAGCACAAGATGATTCACGAGATACATCAAAGGGATCCGATCCACGACGGTCAAGAGACCGGTCGAAAACGGTGTTGAAATCACCAGCAATCACAGTAGGGACAGACGGATCAATCCTGACAGAAACATCGTCAAGGAACTGGTTACGTTGTGGGTTACTATTAGGAGCATAAACACAGCAGACACGAAAAACTTGGttacaaaaacgaaattcaCACATCAAAAATCTTCCATCAGGTTCAGACCAAGACTGTACAAGAGACAGAGTTGgccgaaataaaataatacagccACGGGCATGCGTTGACCCAGCAGCTAGGGCACACAGATAACCAGAGGCCCGAAACCAAGTCTGACATTCCAAGTCAGAAGAACAATGACATTCTTGTAAGCAGACAATATCAGGGACCACAGTTAGAGATCTAAACCATTGCAATAGACCTACGCGCTTGGACTGATCACGCAGTCCATTAGCATTAAGTGTGACAATAGACAAAGCCATTAAGTTTTAGATTTCGCAGAGGCTCTAGTCAGACGGCGTGGTATATATGATTGTTGAAGCCGATCAGAACGGCGGGCCGTACGAGCCATGCTTGGGTCAATTACTTGAGGGGACGCGGGCACCGGGACCTCTTCCAATTCCCGAGCAGCGTCTTCCATAGCCATAACATCGTCCCAGGTTATGGAAccattattgtcattgtcattgacTTTATCAATTTTATCATTAGCGTTAGATGGAACATTATCAACAAGAATTGTACTACAGTCAATACTACTAatgatattactattattaccatGACTACTGGAAGCATTATTaactacaatatttttatcattcttgcaattattaacattactACTATTGGAATTGCCaatatcattaccattatcagTAATATCGGTAGTGTTGTCACTCACAACACAGTTACTAATAATATCACCACTACTAATATCATAATCAACACCACTGCAACTTACAGCACAACtagtatcattattactattatcactaGAGTTATTAGTAGCATcactactattactattactactattattgtcATCCTTACTGCTATTAATATTACTAGTATGGGAAATGTCacaactaatattattattggtactaTTATCGTTCATACTGGCAGTGCTGTGATTTGCAACACTGCTGTTACTTGCTTGACTATCACTGTTAACATCATCAATAGCAATATCAACGGCCTCACCGTTTTCACTACTGGCAGTATcgccattattatcattaaccaAACAATTATCAACATTGCCAATATCGCTGCTTTCAAAAATCCTAGCACGTTTCCGCTTGGCCCTGCGGCGAATGGGTATAAATCCATCCGAGGAGACGATACTTGCAGGGACAAAATCAACAGGGGGAACTGTGCGATTCACTAAAGAATCAGACTCCATAGCCTCGCCAGACCGGTTGTCTTCAGGATCAACCGGCGGCTCACGTGGACCAGGGGTAGTTGCTGCAATAGGTTCATTGCGGCAATCACGGTAAAGGTGACCAGCCTGACCACATCTCAGACATTTTCCCCTGAAGGGACAGTCCTTAGCAATACGCCCTGTCTTTTCACAAATGTCACATTCTTTAGCCTGGCCATAATATGAAACTTTACAATGATATCCATCGACTTCTAAATTACGTGGTATAGCCTGGTTACGCACCATGGATACCACTCTAACTCCATCGGCCACCTCAGACATGTGAAGCCAGTGGCGAAATCTTACATCATAATCTTCACCATAGCGACTCAAAGCATCAGTCAGTAAGTTTGAATTGCCCTCTACAGGGTAACCGTACACAAAAACTTTCTGCGGGCGAGGGCCACCCCCGCGCACGACACAATCAATATCCCCAACACGAACAGACTGCAAGCGCATAACAGCTTCACGATCAGAAGCGGACGAAAAAGTAACTCTAGCCAAATTAGCAACAAACTGAACAGCATTAACCTTGTAGGCGGTAAAACGATTAACGATAGCGGACGACATCTCAACACGAGAAGCAGCAGCAGGAAACTTCGAAACATCAAGAACAATTGTACGAGGCAAATCCGAAGGCATGGTTTCACAGAAAAAGTGAAGAACCCCCAAGCTAAACCACAAGGCAGAGCTGGAGGCTCAACCCCAAAAGGGGAGAGAGCAGAACACcaccaaaaaagtaaaagagtaAACCGGAAgggcagcaaaaagaaaaagagaaagataaCAACACAATCTCACCCAAATCCGCAAAGGCTTGACGAAGAAAGTCTTCTGGTAGGCACTCCACTAGTAAACGAGTCAACGGTAGGCTCTTcacggccttctgggcctcatcagtgcactGCTGATgatgagatgaaggtgaagctctaaaagccacctcgagcttcccacaaatgtggtaactcagtcctgccagagtgctctaACTAGAATACTCTAGTGaacatgcgcaattgcaaaatagcaatgtatgtatatatatatctgactgaattttgaaaaaggtggatggctagattttcgcttgaaaacaggcgcaggcggcggcctgaaacctagggggggcggcgtcaagggatgcctgggtaaactccagaggccctgagctatgaactagtgggtagcttgccctcgcaagaggagagcaaagttactttagggggggtggttaagctgaattagcttgttttagtcagttggctattaaatgttgcctttgtcaatcatagtcagtagtcctgtgacacagccttgtgatataattatagtcagcggttagacgtgagtgaagtctacaagtggcattgttgaggctaggctagagtttgatcctagttggaatcatagctgccaagagcaagccctttgttgtgcatctgaaggtgctaagttataataattgtcccagcattgggaggtatctttttgtaaatccagtcagataatgatcaggatggaatgaaaatgaattgaatgcgtataatggccaacgtgaatgtcaacctgagtggaatttgcttgaaccagtctgtttagccactgtctgctcaattgtgctctgataatctgactgaattttgaaaaaggtggctcgctagattttcgcttgaaaacaggcgtaGTCATTGAAAAGGCATGATTTGCATAGCATAGACATTTCACCATTTAGTGTCTAAGATTGACAGTATACTGCATTCCCCGCAACGTTTGCAGTTTATGAGAAAACGAGTAATTTATATATGCTAATAAAGCCtatcctttgttttttttttcgctagaCGTTGCGGCAGCCATTATTGTGTCCTCCGGAAAGAGATGAAGGTCACGTTGGTCACACCCATTGATCAATGGGTAACTTAACCGTCTGTATGTTCTCTGGACAAAGGAGTGGTGTTATTTATTATGATAATTGTAGACATAGAACAATGAGCCTAATGTTGATAAAAATGCGTCAAAAAAATCAACGTGACTTCATTTCATCCTTTACGACAGTGAGTCAAAGACGTTATCTATTTACGAAAACTCACGCAATCTGCATCGCCCCACTCTCGATGACCATAAGGGTGCAAGGCCTTCCCTGCTCGCTGTACAAAGCTTCACGCCTCTCAGCTTCGTCGAGTGAAATGTGCTCTCCCTCGAACTCGCATATAATCTCGCATTTTTGTATATCTCGTGAAGCAAAGGCACAAATTCCCGCTCCCCGAGGATCACTGGGTACTTCATGTAActaaaatacaatttaacACTTTTGTgagtaaaatataataattatttgttagtGATAGGTGTTTGTGCCTTGGGAAAGCAAATAGCAAAATACTTACTTCAATTGGTGGGTCAGGTTTTGGATTTTCTCTCATATAATGTTGTAGGCGTTGGAGCATAACTCTTCCACCAAATTCTAGGGCAGGTCGTCTTCGGGGTCTTTGTAATTGAATCCCGGAATAGCCTCGGATTCGTCCAGACTTTACCGCCGACCGAACATCCCAGTTGTTCGAATTAGCGAACTGCTCAAGTTCCTTTTTCAATTgctgaagaaataaaaataatctttttttcaagAGAAAGGCATTTAAATTCTGTAGGGACAGCACAGCGCCGttgacttgaaaattgttttatctCACCTTGTAAAATGCAGCCTTTTTAATGAGGTATTTGGTCTGGCCATGGAGACTGTCGCCATCAGTCCACAAGGCTACGGCTTGACAGTAGTCTTCAAATATTTCGTCACTTGATACAAACGTTTCCTTGCTCCCCTGTTTCACCGCCAGGCTGACAAATCGCCTTAAAAAGGGCATTTTATGGcgcgtttttgttttaaaataacctGCCTGATGTTTGCAAAACTCGCCATTTTGAGTCCTGTTTTAGTCCTTCTAGAACGAAAGGTAAATTGCAAATGGCCCCACGTTTTTTAGGTCAAGCCTTTTAATTTTCAGATCATCGCAAATTAACACGTGCGGTTAAAGCTCAGCCCGAAAACATTCCCACGGTTCCAAAGTAGCCAACATGCTTCTCTCAGGAACCAATCCAAGGGGCACGACAGTATTTTCTCAAACTCGCAAGCAAAAGCTCGACACAAGTACTACGCttcaaggattttttttttattattttgggTTAGGTATGGCCTCGTAGTCAAAAACGTGTGTTAACGGGAAATAAATCTTGTTGTCATTTTGTGAGGTTGCTGATAACGAATAAATGAATTACTCAAACCTTCCTCTCAAGGTAAACTATTTGTACTTCAGTGTGGAAATGTTATTTTACTGCTGTTTGAAGACAGCGATCAAAAGACAAAGTGCTCAAAAGGGTGTTTACGCCACAGCGGGAACAATATGAACATCTAACCAATGGAAACACAGAAcaataatttgcatgtttttcccaaagaaatttgcaaaaaaaaatgcctttcatGTCActagtttcttttgtattaacCTTTCTCGTTGATAATCgactttttaaattaatagTTGTTTATATCCTTTTAAGTGAAGGTAAGCCTGCGGTAAAAACAATGACGATGGAGATGACGATGATTAGCATTTCCATATAATCCCAGTACGTTATCTGAAAATGCTAATGTGCTGAGAAATTACCTGGGACGAAAGACCAGTTCTATTGTTAGTGTTGAACATATATTGTTACCCCTAACGCAGCATTGTCGTCCAAACTTGAGCGTTTGATATGTTGTGTAagcaattaaaaattcaaataggTGTTAATTGTGTACAATCAGTGTGTCAATAATGTGTTTGTTGAGGCAAGtactttcaaacaataacgaagatagggttagggttagataTCTGTTTACAAACTTTGCTATTGTTATTCAAATTTCCAACCACTTGGATAAGAGGCCTTACGACCTTTCGTTTGGTCAGCCAATCATTGGTTGGCACATAAATGACAATAGCTGACGTCAACGATACCTCCCCTATTCGGGCAACCTTGTTCAGATTTTCTATCCTCAGTATTTTGAAAGCCAATCAACGTTCAATGTTCAGTTTGTAAGTTAAGAAGCGCGCGCGCACTTTCTTTTACTGTTATACTTAAAATTACAGCCATCCTAATGTCGTTTCTGTAACGGACACTTTAACGAAGATGCAATTGCAACCTATAACGATGAGGGGCGGAGTTTGGAAACACGCCTCCAAGTTAGAAGAAGTCGTGTGTTTTTTGGGTTAACCCATGTACACTTAAGGATACCGTTCTGATTATGTCAAGGGATCGGTGAGTGAAACGGGTAGCAACATTGAAAGTTTAAATCATGATTTTTAATCAATAATGGAGCTGGACCGGTTCACAAGCACTCTAACTCTCCAATTGGATTTTGACAAATCTCTTCAAACACCCAAAGTTCCAGCTCAAGACGCATACTACTCTGCGAGGGTTAGGACGCATTTGCTGGGAATATACTGTGCAAACGACGGAAAGatatattgtttcttttacgACGAGACCACTGGTA
This portion of the Acropora palmata chromosome 13, jaAcrPala1.3, whole genome shotgun sequence genome encodes:
- the LOC141864198 gene encoding uncharacterized protein LOC141864198, whose protein sequence is MPFLRRFVSLAVKQGSKETFVSSDEIFEDYCQAVALWTDGDSLHGQTKYLIKKAAFYKQLKKELEQFANSNNWDVRSAVKSGRIRGYSGIQLQRPRRRPALEFGGRVMLQRLQHYMRENPKPDPPIELHEVPSDPRGAGICAFASRDIQKCEIICEFEGEHISLDEAERREALYSEQGRPCTLMVIESGAMQIA